The nucleotide window TTACGTTGCTCAGAGGCTCGTCTATTTTATTGGCAATTTCCTGATAACTCATTTCCTGGAAATAGCGCAACTGGATTACTTCCTGATAATGTGGTTTCAATTCTTTGATGTACTGTAATAATTGAGAAAGGTTTTGCTCGGTAATCAATACATCTTCTGCTGTAGGGGTTGTATCGGCTACATTGTAAGCTGTTTGATCTTCTTCGTCGGTTATTTCGATAAATAGACTTGCTTTTTTCTTGCGGATTAAATCGATATGCACGTTCTTGGCAATAGAAATCAGCCAAGTGTTGAATTGGTACTCCGGATTGTACGAGGCTATTTTGTCAAATGCTTTCGAAAAAGTTTCGATAGTAATGTCTTCGGCAATGGTTTCGTTTTCGGTTCTTTTCAGCATGAAGCCGTACACTTCATTCCAATAATAATCCAATAGAAAGGTAAAGGCAATTTGGTTTCCTTTTTTTGCTTTTTCTATTTGTTTATTTATTTCCAATGCGCAGGTTTTGAAAAGATGTTTGTTATAAAGACATTAATTTGAGTGAATATAAGTATAATTTCTATAATAGGGTACCAATAGATCACATCTTTTTCTTTTAATTTTCCTGCAGCAAATCCGGTTACAATCCAAGTTGCCAAATATCGAAAGCCAATAAGGCTTACTACCAAAATCCATTGGAATT belongs to Flavobacterium aquiphilum and includes:
- a CDS encoding RNA polymerase sigma factor; protein product: MEINKQIEKAKKGNQIAFTFLLDYYWNEVYGFMLKRTENETIAEDITIETFSKAFDKIASYNPEYQFNTWLISIAKNVHIDLIRKKKASLFIEITDEEDQTAYNVADTTPTAEDVLITEQNLSQLLQYIKELKPHYQEVIQLRYFQEMSYQEIANKIDEPLSNVKIKLLRAKKLLSEIIQNKR